From the genome of Branchiostoma floridae strain S238N-H82 chromosome 8, Bfl_VNyyK, whole genome shotgun sequence:
tctgttcttacattttcaatatcacaaagaaacgagaagaagccgaatgtacgcagtagattacgatccttgagtagtgtagattcattgtatcattatatcatgttgtatcatttgttgtgacctatactaaacccagtgggtatgaatgtacaataaaggccttcattcattcatatattagGACGTTAGGACCACTGAGTTCTGTTCCCAACACCCTGCCTAGTGGCACACTACACATGACACAAATAAGGTTTTATTGCATTAGATAGATTCAACTTAGCTGGTGTTGATGGATGTAAATTATACAACAATCATTCCATTTTGCTAGACGTGCCTCAATGACATCATATGGCTtctgaacaaaaatgaaagcATGCGTTTTATAGGAGTGTTAAGTTTTTATCACAGGCGATTTTTCACATCTTATCATTGATGGAGTAAGTGTCAGAAAACAAACATAATGAGCCATATCTTTATTTTCCTATTTGCAATTTCTTTCGGTAAGGAATGGACCAGTAGGCGCAAAGGCATATAGTTTTAGATCGTCAACATGGCGTATAATGAAGGCCTAAAGCTGTAATAACATGGTACAAAGGATTTTAATGAGGTGATATATTTAGACACATAAAATTAAGGTACACTTGTTGGAATGTCTACATAAGATCTTCTCCGTACAAAATATATTATTTCAAACTATTCCTTCTTTGACTTCTGAATCATTCAATATTTTCTCTTTTAAGTAAACTTTTTATCGTACCATACATCCGGTTAATAGAGTTTCACACAGACCAGTTATGGTGTGCAAAAAGTTTTTGTACTCGTATCCTGTCATCTAAACTTCTTCCATCTAACTCAAGAAgcccaaaacaaaaacaacgggAGTTATGCTTCAGTACCAAAGTCCAAATTCAGAGTGTCTAGTATTGTCATTGATATCCCCACTACCCGACAACATACCACACCACTCCCAATGGAATTTATGCTGACCATTAATATGCAGAAACACAAGCAGACGggcaaacacagacacacacgcagacGAACCGAAAACAAAACCCCGCATTttttcaatgaggcaaacatgACAAACAGTGGCTTAATCTACCATAACGGCCAGTGGCTCGAAGTGTAAACTAACGGTATCTTACATATCGACGTAAGCTCGATAAAATGTAAACTAATTCTAATTTCCAACCATCGAATTTTTCAGACGAATGCTTTCAACCAGCTCCGAGTGCGGTCTTATCAAGGACATCGTATTCACTGGTAATTTATATAGATGGCCCTTTGTTCCCAATCCCTGATTAGTTTTCGAAGCTAACAAGGAGAAATAATTAAAATCAGCAGGGATATCGGTCAcggctttctttttttttcactaacaGTCACTGTGTTGGAAGCATGGacatatatataaattataGCTGTAAAAGACCTTCGAGATGTTTTGCATTAGTGATGATTGGAGTTGTAGATTTGTTATATAATCCACAGAGACAAGTTGATTAGGGGTTCAATGAGTCAATCTATTTTGACCTCAATAGGGAAATTTCATTATCCTATTTCGGCAGCGCGGGGCATTGACTTATCGTGTCTTATAGGAAGAGATCTAGATACATTCAGATATAAAAGATCGTCACTGTCTGTCCTACATTCTTCACAAATATGGATCTccctttttatctttttttcacaCAAAGTTTGAATATATACATGTTTAATTCAATCAAGTTCAGTTGTGttgattcatttcatttttcaatcaatattgaactgtaattttcaacacaagaAACTGGCCGTAGATAATTTTCCAATCGCCAAACTTTTAGTCTTGATTACATCTTTTCAACCATCcttcaacagagacggggggcacCATAGCATTTCTGCAACTCAACccatgatccactgctcaccgagtcagtGATTAGTCTACATAACGTGCCGTCACAGAAATATTGGATTCCTCACTGCGAAACAAAGAATGGAGTTTTTAGACATTTCTCCATTTTGCAATTATGACTTTGATTCAAGGAATGTACATGTCATACATAGTGTTGTTACAAAATTACACTACGTCAGCGGTTAATCATTACACGACGAGAACACTTTCAAGTTTTGATTATGTTGCAATGATTTAACTTAAAGTTTTATTGTTCTGCTCCTGGTTGAATCATTCGTATCGAAATTGGATTTTACGAAAAGGAACCCATCCTTTGCATATGGTAGATGGTATAATCAGTTGGATAGGCAGCTCAGCCTGAAGGAACCATTTAACGTGACACAAAACAGGGACAGATGGTGGGATGTTCAGAATGCCAAGTGTGAACCACCCAATATGTGCGGAATTAATTAGAAATGCCGTTCAAAACCGACGTGCACATGACATATATGATGATACCAAAGTTTTAGACAAGATTAGAATTATTTCATCACACAGATTCTTAATAAAAGGGAGGGAATGGACCATACAATGGAATATAGGCTGATTTTTGTATTGGCCATAAGTTATTGGCCTCATCAAGAAGTAGAATGCacattatatataatttaatttaatttcatAGCAAAATTATAAAATAGGATTCCCTCTGTCAAGGACAACCATTCCTATTCACCGATAGGGTTGCATGTAATTTTGAACATCGTATAAAGTCAATATTTACACTGTTGTTTGCTCGTTGATATTAACTAAAAGATAGCGTCATCCCCACATTTTAtcttgtttgatttttaagaGATAGTAAAGTAAAGGGGTTATGATATATCACATTTACCGTAAAAGGGCATATTCATGTGTATTTCAACACATGATCATTTACGGTATAGGTACGATATAAGGTTACTTCTAATATTGAAGGTAAATTCATCCGTTACGAAACGTACACTTCGAGGAAGCTGTTGATTTATTACATGCTACTCTAAAAAGCAGATGAATCAAACATGACTTATTACGCATATTTCTTTAGCAAGACGTCCGTTGAGTCTAGTTAGAAACAGTTAATGTGGCAACATAAGCCGAGGACGTTTTATGAATCAATCAACGGATATACAGCAACATTTTCCACGAATCGGGTTTTCAAAAGTTGCAACAGAAACAATAACTCTCAACGTATCTACAAGATAAGAAGTCACCTGAAAGTGTATAAGTCTTCTATCTCAACTCTTGTACCATTACCAGGATAAGTCTTTAGTTTAAAAGCAGTAAAAATACAACAGCCAATCTTTACCTGCCTCTTGAGGACACCGCAATACGTTGTTAAAGATCCAATCGGCAACTTTTAATTAGAAATTAAGGCGACTGTTCCCGGTCTATCTCCCTCAAATCTGCGTAACGTGGCCGTTGGGAATCTAGTTGTCAGATCTGCATAACCCGGCCATTGCAATAGAAAACCCTCTCACGAGAGCTGCAGACAATGTCAGCTATGGCAGCTCTCACTGACATGATCCTCATCGTTATCTACATAAAATCCTCACCAGAGATCGTTTACCATATGTTAAACTGTCTTTTCTTGCCAGCAGGATATAAAGATATGCCCGAATGCGCAACACAGGTCGAAAGGTCGGAGATGTAAAAGCGAAACCACTTTAAACGATGAAAGTTCCTACCTCTCCCATCTAGGCGGCTTGATAATGTTTCTATGTCAAGCTCCATGGGACTATTTTGCGTTGCCCTGTCTTTttagaaagaaaataacacttaaATAAGGTCTTTTCCACCGAGGCCTTGCTATTGGTTATTTGAAGAAGAGTTTTGATGGAGAGttaatgattgattgaagatCCGATAGGCTTTTCCAAACGGCTAGCCACTCTTCGGCCTTTTTCATGGATCCCGATGGATTTGTTTTATATATGATGGAGTCAACGGTGCGATACTGCCTTGCCGCCAGTAATGTGCAATTTCAGGAGACGCTTTGGGAAAGAAAGTTTGAACATTCCAAGACGATGTTACGGAACGGTACGTCGCGCCGCCAGTGGAACATCGGTGAATCGTATCTCCATTGatccgttgtttttttacaggGCGAGATAAATTAAGGCGAGGTAATGGCGGGTTCACACCGTACATCAATATGAGGTACCTGGACGGTAATTGTAACGGACACGGTGAACGGTGGACCACTGCGAGAGCAAAAAGGTAATTTGACCGGTCGATACTAGTGAAAACGCTTTTGATTTATTCTTTGGGATTCATCAATTCGCGAGATTGACTAACTGCGGCGGGGTACACAATGGACACTTGTTTCCCTGTCGGGCTAGACAAATGTGTCTTCAGTCGCTACAGATCACGGTTTCCAGTGGCGGCATCAAAGGCAAGCCGGCTTTACTCTCTTCTCTCGGATCGCGTGGCATCAAATCCTCGCTTAAATGAACGGCCGGGGAGAGAGCTTGTCTTTCATCACACGATCGGTTTCGTACCTAATCCAATCACGTGATCGCCGTTACACGTGGATTTGATGAATGTAGTTCCCTGTGTCAACTGGCGAGGGTAAGGAGACTTAATATGGATGCAGGACACACGCTGTGAGCGCTAAGGCGCTACCATTGTACGTGCTCCGCCGTCACATCTTCAGTGCAATCTCCTAGCTGACGAGGGCTCTTGTTACAAAATTATCGGTTCGGCTTTCTAATCTACATTGAATAACTCAAGTGCCATATTTTTAGGACACCGTTACGACTTAGATCACTCGATATCGGATTTATTTGTTCTCTTAATATGGAGGATAAATGGATTAAGGAGTATTGAGATATGTGGGCAGCGGTATTCGACGAAGGATTGGGGTCAACGCACAATGAGGAACTCTCGTCTCTTTTGGTATCGGAGTATGTCCTTTAGCTGGGGAATCGAAAGCAGACGGCCTGTGCTTAAATATCACCGTTCTTCAGTCGGACTGATTTTTATCTGCGGGATACCTGGATTATCTTCCGTCGTGTGGAAACGGATTGAGAAGTTATACGTGCTGCAAATCAACAAAGGGTGTCGTCACGTAGCATCACTGCTACAACGTGCCAGCCTTTGGGATACATTACTGAAGTGATGTTTCTCAGCAGACAACGTTTGACGAGGAGGCGGGGAACCAGCGACTGTGGCAAGTACAGCCAAACGGTACGGAACTCGACATGCCTCCCTAAGCCGCTGCTCTGCATAAGGGATTGTGCCTGGTAAGCAAAGACGAGGTAGGCGTTGAATGCTTGATTTTGTTCAAATTGGAAAAAAGATATAGCGCTTGAATTGCTTGCTTTATGGAGTTAGTAGACATTGCGGATCGATACGTTAGAAACGCCCAGGAAATAGGCGCGTTGGAGGGGAATTACGCCGCGTCAAATTATGATGATGGGGGATTATTCCGTCTACTCTTTGAGAGCAATGGATGGTCGGAAGGGATAACTGATGAGAGGATTTAGGGGAAGATGGCGCCTCGGAAATGTTTAGTTTGGCGACGGAGAATCGTTCCACTTCTCGTCGTCCTTGCTGGATTAGTGGAGCGGGTCATGTTGGCTTCGTGCCCGGCCCAGTGCGTCTGCGAAGCGGAGTACACAACCGTGTCCTGTACTAATGGGGGCCTTCAGCAGGTGCCAAAGGGGACGCCGTATGGCGCGCTTTCATTAAGCCTGAGCGGTAATAACATCAGCGGAGTCATCGACGATCAGTTTGAAGAATTCAGACAGCTCCAGACCTTGGACCTGAGCTTCAACACGATATCGGAGATCGAAGACGGGGCCTTCGTCGGTTTAGAAAGCCTACACACCCTACAACTTTATTACAACAGGTTGACCTCCATTCCCAGCGAAGCGCTCAGACGACTTCCGCATCTCAAAGAGCTGTGGCTGCGGGGTAATCCCATAAATTGTTTGGACGCAGATGCCTTCACTTACCTCCCTAATCTACAGTTATTAGACTTAGGAGAGCTGAGGCATCTAGAGGCCATAAGCGACGACGTGTTTACTGGTCTTTCTAAGCTAGTCCACCTCAACTTTGCTGTTGCTAACCTACAAACAGTGCCTTACCTTGATGAGCTAGAGAGTCTAGAAGAGTTAGACTTATCCGGGAATTCAATAAAAGTAATAAATACAGAGTCATTTTCTGGCCTCTCAAAACTAAAAAGGTTGATAATTATATCATCCCAAGTGACAGAGATAAAGAGATTCTCGTTTTCCTATTTGAAGAGTTTGACTGAATTGGACCTATCGTACAATAATATATCAGTATGCCNNNNNNNNNNNNNNNNNNNNNNNNNNNNNNNNNNNNNNNNNNNNNNNNNNNNNNNNNNNNNNNNNNNNNNNNNNNNNNNNNNNNNNNNNNNNNNNNNNNNNNNNNNNNNNNNNNNNNNNNNNNNNNNNNNNNNNNNNNNNNNNNNNNNNNNNNNNNNNNNNNNNNNNNNNNNNNNNNNNNNNNNNNNNNNNNNNNNNNNNNNNNNNNNNNNNNNNNNNNNNNNNNNNNNNNNNNNNNNNNNNNNNNNNNNNNNNNNNNNNNNNNNNNNNNNNNNNNNNNNNNNNNNNNNNNNNNNNNNNNNNNNNNNNNNNNNNNNNNNNNNNNNNNNNNNNNNNNNNNNNNNNNNNNNNNNNNNNNNNNNNNNNNNNNNNNNNNNNNNNNNNNNNNNNNNNNNNNNNNNNNNNNNNNNNNNNNNNNNNNNNNNNNNNNNNNNNNNNNNNNNNNNNNNNNNNNNNNNNNNNNNNNNNNNNNNNNNNNNNNNNNNNNNNNNNNNNNNNNNNNNNNNNNNNNNNNNNNNNNNNNNNNNNNNNNNNNNNNNNNNNNNNNNNNNNNNNNNNNNNNNNNNNNNNNNNNNNNNNNNNNNNNNNNNNNNNNNNNNNNNNNNNNNNNNNNNNNNNNNNNNNNNNNNNNNNNNNNNNNNNNNNNNNNNNNNNNNNNNNNNNNNNNNNNNNNNNNNNNNNNNNNNNNNNNNNNNNNNNNNNNNNNNNNNNNNNNNNNNNNNNNNNNNNNNNNNNNNNNNNNNNNNNNNNNNNNNNNNNNNNNNNNNNNNNNNNNNNNNNNNNNNNNNNNNNNNNNNNNNNNNNNNNNNNNNNNNNNNNNNNNNNNNNNNNNNNNNNNNNNNNNNNNNNNNNNNNNNNNNNNNNNNNNNNNNNNNNNNNNNNNNNNNNNNNNNNNNNNNNNNNNNNNNNNNNNNNNNNNNNNNNNNNNNNNNNNNNNNNNNNNNNNNNNNNNNNNNNNNNNNNNNNNNNNNNNNNNNNNNNNNNNNNNNNNNNNNNNNNNNNNNNNNNNNNNNNNNNNNNNNNNNNNNNNNNNNNNNNNNNNNNNNNNNNNNNNNNNNNNNNNNNNNNNNNNNNNNNNNNNNNNNNNNNNNNNNNNNNNNNNNNNNNNNNNNNNNNNNNNNNNNNNNNNNNNNNNNNNNNNNNNNNNNNNNNNNNNNNNNNNNNNNNNNNNNNNNNNNNNNNNNNNNNNNNNNNNNNNNNNNNNNNNNNNNNNNNNNNNNNNNNNNNNNNNNNNNNNNNNNNNNNNNNNNNNNNNNNNNNNNNNNNNNNNNNNNNNNNNNNNNNNNNNNNNNNNNNNNNNNNNNNNNNNNNNNNNNNNNNNNNNNNNNNNNNNNNNNNNNNNNNNNNNNNNNNNNNNNNNNNNNNNNNNNNNNNNNNNNNNNNNNNNNNNNNNNNNNNNNNNNNNNNNNNNNNNNNNNNNNNNNNNNNNNNNNNNNNNNNNNNNNNNNNNNNNNNNNNNNNNNNNNNNNNNNNNNNNNNNNNNNNNNNNNNNNNNNNNNNNNNNNNNNNNNNNNNNNNNNNNNNNNNNNNNNNNNNNNNNNNNNNNNNNNNNNNNNNNNNNNNNNNNNNNNNNNNNNNNNNNNNNNNNNNNNNNNNNNNNNNNNNNNNNNNNNNNNNNNNNNNNNNNNNNNNNNNNNNNNNNNNNNNNNNNNNNNNNNNNNNNNNNNNNNNNNNNNNNNNNNNNNNNNNNNNNNNNNNNNNNNNNNNNNNNNNNNNNNNNNNNNNNNNNNNNNNNNNNNNNNNNNNNNNNNNNNNNNNNNNNNNNNNNNNNNNNNNNNNNNNNNNNNNNNNNNNNNNNNNNNNNNNNNNNNNNNNNNNNNNNNNNNNNNNNNNNNNNNNNNNNNNNNNNNNNNNNNNNNNNNNNNNNNNNNNNNNNNNNNNNNNNNNNNNNNNNNNNNNNNNNNNNNNNNNNNNNNNNNNNNNNNNNNNNNNNNNNNNNNNNNNNNNNNNNNNNNNNNNNNNNNNNNNNNNNNNNNNNNNNNNNNNNNNNNNNNNNNNNNNNNNNNNNNNNNNNNNNNNNNNNNNNNNNNNNNNNNNNNNNNNNNNNNNNNNNNNNNNNNNNNNNNNNNNNNNNNNNNNNNNNNNNNNNNNNNNNNNNNNNNNNNNNNNNNNNNNNNNNNNNNNNNNNNNNNNNNNNNNNNNNNNNNNNNNNNNNNACGCTAACCTCCGCGAGTCACCATGCACGACAGCGGGTTCGTACAAATGCATCCCGATGGGTAACCGCGAGCCATCTAGTACCTCCGAGGTAATCACTACTCTTAACGTTACTAAGAAGGGATCAAGAAAGGCTGTGAATACAGAAGTTCCTTTATTAGAAGAGCCGGTTGCTAAAGATATAGGAGATTTATCGTGTGATGAGGTAAAAGACACTGGTGCTATAAGGAATGTTTCTATAGAAAACTCAACAACAACCGCGTCCACACCTTCAACTGTCGGCACAACAGATGATGGAGTAGACTATGAGCCTGATCCAGAGGAATCGGTAGACCATCAGTGGATTATCATCGGTTCTATAGTTGGAATTGTCGCGTTCGGGATGTGCTTTTGGAGTACTATTTTCATCGCCCATAGGTTCAGACATAGACAGTGTCGGCACGACCACACGAGATCACCTGACGATGAGCAAGACGACCAATACATGGTGAACGGGATGATACCACAGACATCGTTCTACGGGTTAGTCCTGTCGGAGGAACAGAAGCCAGAGACCCCTCCCCCCGTGTACAGTatagatgttgatgatgataatatctGTGACATGTACCACAGTGTAAAAACGTTCAAGTCAGATAAACCAACCAAAACTGTCAAAACAGTCACATTCAAAGTTGAAACAGAAGTATGACATCCGATGCTGCTTTTATTGATTGATGTAGGTCAACATTATAACTTCAAGCAATTCTATCAAACACATTCAATCTCGACCTATCTGGCATTGTCAAAATTATTCAGTTTGGTTCATGGAAATTGATCTTATGTTTCCGATAAAATCCCTGATAATATTGGGTCGGTAGGTATAGAttattctatttctttctttctttctttaactAAACCCAAAGCAATTAAGCAACCA
Proteins encoded in this window:
- the LOC118421212 gene encoding leucine-rich repeat-containing protein 4B-like, translated to MAPRKCLVWRRRIVPLLVVLAGLVERVMLASCPAQCVCEAEYTTVSCTNGGLQQVPKGTPYGALSLSLSGNNISGVIDDQFEEFRQLQTLDLSFNTISEIEDGAFVGLESLHTLQLYYNRLTSIPSEALRRLPHLKELWLRGNPINCLDADAFTYLPNLQLLDLGELRHLEAISDDVFTGLSKLVHLNFAVANLQTVPYLDELESLEELDLSGNSIKVINTESFSGLSKLKRLIIISSQVTEIKRFSFSYLKSLTELDLSFRHRQCRHDHTRSPDDEQDDQYMVNGMIPQTSFYGLVLSEEQKPETPPPVYSIDVDDDNICDMYHSVKTFKSDKPTKTVKTVTFKVETEV